A region from the Salmo trutta chromosome 40, fSalTru1.1, whole genome shotgun sequence genome encodes:
- the LOC115180497 gene encoding transmembrane 7 superfamily member 3 gives MPSSWLMYIFLYVLVCDGVVAQMENRVVFLFNTFQNVNVNANETVQAVVSRIPPEVAFITLQFHTQYSNATLSYTRMPGLGLSLTAVDSGLLSPLIPGQTKLSWFLLAPDGDSVAGTGVILPYTSSDPVPGSCNLEFDLDIDPNVYLHYNLFETTIRFAPANIGYSRGSNPPACDTEVGENTRWRLRYDIYQYFLPESDLSEQSLITSIQSVANVQTMREHGKRIMTLSSNDKTEVVFSSIPGQGVIYSVIVKDPVLNTSSSYIPVHTYACSFSSTLDGCDTLGKISTRIFFTIAGLAGLFVCFFGHRFFKCELFCMGFGFAAFLFFVLITRTTKLDYDIRLTLTAVIGVVGGVILVMSWWRFGSVMSCVVAVGLMLGFLISSIVFFTPVGDIQVFRSNVVFWVTFSCIVVAVPLFFVRWPREGNITTCGVAGAYAVVLAVNAYIYTSLSYITLNILKRFLNDNFSKAFTDVPFQDIDFIMITVWVVLGVSGIVLQLYRERTRSFFPPSPYLMWLQERERRKTNVLDPSHHTSSLPSRLLARARQLTGRRESAGERTPLLL, from the exons ATGCCGTCCTCCTGGCTAATGTACATATTTTTATATGTCTTGGTCTGTGATGGAGTTGTAGCACAAATGGAAA ATCGGGTGGTTTTCCTGTTCAACACCTTTCAGAACGTGAATGTGAATGCGAACGAGACAGTGCAGGCAGTGGTCTCCAGAATCCCCCCTGAAGTGGCCTTTATCACCCTCCAGTTCCACACACAGTACAGCAATGCTACGCTGTCCTACACCAGG ATGCCAGGGCTGGGTCTCTCTCTAACAGCGGTGGACTCAGGCCTTCTCTCACCCCTGATCCCCGGTCAGACCAAGCTTTCCTGGTTCCTGCTGGCCCCTGATGGGGACTCTGTGGCCGGGACTGGGGTCATCCTCCCCTACACCAGCTCTG acccAGTCCCTGGATCTTGTAATCTGGAGTTTGACCTGGACATTGACCCAAATGTCTATCTCCACTATAACCTTTTTGAGACTACTATCCGCTTTGCACCTGCAAATATTGGATATTCAAG GGGCTCCAATCCGCCTGCCTGTGACACTGAAGTAGGTGAAAACACTCGCTGGCGCCTGAGGTACGACATCTACCAGTACTTCCTGCCTGAGAGCGACCTATCAGAGCAGAGCCTCATCACCAGCATCCAGAGTGTGGCCAATGTGCAGACCATGAGAGAGCATGGGAAAAGG ATCATGACACTATCATCCAATGACAAGACAGAGGTAGTGTTTAGCTCCATCCCGGGCCAGGGTGTCATCTACTCTGTCATAGTCAAAGACCCAGTGCTTAACACCTCTTCCTCGTATATCCCTGTCCATACCTATGCCTGCAGCTTCTCCTCCACCCTGGATGGCTGTGACACTCTGG GGAAGATATCCACAAGGATCTTCTTCACCATCGCTGGTTTAGCTGGCCTCTTCGTGTGCTTCTTTGGGCACCGCTTTTTCAAATGTG AGCTTTTCTGTATGGGCTTTGGTTTTGcagcatttcttttttttgtcctGATCACAAGAACTACAAAACTGGACTATGACA TCCGCCTGACGCTGACAGCAGTGATTGGCGTAGTGGGGGGAGTTATCCTGGTGATGAGCTGGTGGCGCTTCGGCTCAGTTATGTCCTGTGTCGTCGCCGTCGGTCTCATGCTGGGGTTCCTCATCTCCTCCATTGTCTTCTTCACGCCTGTCG GTGACATACAGGTGTTCCGTTCGAATGTGGTGTTCTGGGTGACGTTCAGCTGCATCGTGGTGGCGGTACCGCTCTTCTTTGTCCGCTGGCCAAGAGAG GGTAACATCACTACGTGTGGTGTAGCTGGAGCCTATGCTGTGGTGCTGGCTGTGAATGCTTACATCTATACCAGCCTATCCTACATCACCCTTAACATTCTCAAACGCTTCCTCAACGACAACTTCAGCAAGGCCTTTACTGATGTGCCTTTCCAGGACATTG ATTTCATCATGATCACAGTGTGGGTGGTTCTGGGTGTGTCTGGTATCGTGCTACAGCTCTACCGGGAACGCACACGGTCCTTCTTCCCCCCCAGCCCTTACCTCATGTGGCTGCAAGAGCGGGAGCGCCGCAAGACCAACGTTCTGGACCCAAGCCACCACACGTCCTCACTCCCTTCCCGTCTCCTCGCCCGTGCCCGACAGCTGACTGGCAGGAGAGAGTCCGCTGGCGAGCGCACACCCCTCCTCCTTTAA
- the LOC115180499 gene encoding FGFR1 oncogene partner 2 homolog has protein sequence MSLSLSVLFQTGMTCSLENVLSDAKSLVERLRNHDNAAEVLIEQTTSLNKRVEAMKQYQEEIESLNQVARHRPRSSLVMGIQQENRQIRDLQQENKELRTSLEEHQSAIELIMTKYREQVFRLLMASKKDDPAIVTQLKEQHTTEMQAHIDKINEMATVMRKAIEVDEGRLCEDEERIKQLELENSGLRELLGISREAFLVLTREEASDSTSLSALLTSADISLRKS, from the exons TGTACTTTTTCAAACGGGGATGACGTGTTCATTAGAAAATGTATTGTCAGACGCCAAGTCGCTGGTGGAAAGACTTCGCAACCATGACAATGCAGCGGAGGTACTTATCGAACAGACAACGTCCCTTAACAAGAGGGTGGAGGCCATGAAACAG TATCAGGAGGAGATTGAATCGCTGAACCAGGTGGCCCGGCATCGGCCCCGTTCCAGCCTCGTCATGGGCATCCAGCAGGAAAACCGGCAGATCCGTGACCTACAGCAGGAAAACAAAG AGTTGAGAACATCCCTGGAGGAACACCAGTCGGCCATAGAGCTCATCATGACTAAATACAGGGAGCAGGTCTTCAGACTCCTCATGGCCAGTAAGAAGGATGACCCAGCCATCGTCACCCAATTAAAGGAGCAGCACACCACT GAAATGCAAGCGCACATAGACAAGATCAACGAGATGGCTACGGTGATGAGGAAGGCTATCGAAGTGGATGAGGGGAGGTTGTGTGAAGACGAGGAGAGGATCAAGCAACTAGAG CTGGAGAACAGTGGTCTTCGTGAGCTGCTAGGGATCAGTCGAGAGGCCTTCCTAGTTCTGACAAGAGAGGAGGCCTCGGATAGCACATCCCTGTCTGCACTGTTGACCAGCGCCGACATCAGCCTCCGGAAGAGTTAG